The Thioflexithrix psekupsensis genome segment TCGAATACGAAGAATTAGAACTGAACCGAGATTACACCGACCGCAGCCTCCGCGCCATTGCCCGCGCTGGCACTGTGCCACAAGTATTTATTAATGGCCAACGCATCGGTGGTTCTACAGATTTAGAAGCGTGGTTAAATGCCCGCGATGCCGCTAAGTAGTCGGTTATTGTAAGTACCTAAACGAAAGTAATCTGGAATATCGGCATTTCTACCGCCCCCTACCCCCTCCTGCTAGGAGGGGGCAAGAGATCAGGTTATCTTGTTATATTTTAACAATAAAAACAATCCGTTATTCCCCCCTCCTAGCAGGAGGGGGGTAGGGGGGCGGTAGAAGAGTGAAAATTCTGAACAGTTTTAGCGGAGGGTTAAAAAATGAATACAAAATTTGACGTGATCATTCTCGGTGGCGGCAGTGGCGGTTTAGCAGTGGCCGAGCGAGCAGTCAGTTACGGACAAAGTGTTGCGGTGATTGACGGATCGGCTTTAGGTGGAACGTGTGTCAATCGCGGATGTGTCCCCAAAAAAGTCATGTGGTACGCAGCGAATTTGGCACATGCCGCACATGATGCCTCAGAATACGGTATTAAAACGCACATTTCAGGCATGGATTGGTCGCGTTTGGTGGCAGGAAGACAACAATATGTCACTGATATTAATCACTATTGGGCGAATTATGTCAAAGAATTAGGCATTACCCACATTCAAGGTTACGCCACATTAAAAAGTCACACCGAAGTGGCTGTAGGCGACCAAATCTACCACGCCAAACATATTGTATTAGCCACAGGCAGCCGTCCGATTGTCCCTCCCGTACCGGGCGCAGAGTTGGGAATTACATCTGATGGATTTTTTGAATTAAACCATTGTCCTAAAAAAGTCGCCATGATCGGTGCGGGCTACATTGGCATTGAATTAACGGGCATTTTGCAAGCCTTCGGCGCACAAGTCACCGTGATCGGTTTGGAGGCGCGACCATTGGAATTATTCGATGAAGGGTTAAGCACAGTTTTAGCAGAAACCCTGACACAACAAGGGGTTGAATTGCGTTTAGGCTTTATGGTGACGGCATTATCTCAGCAAGATTCTGGGATTCGAGTGAGCAGTAAAGATGGGCAGCACTTAGACGGTTTTGATGCAGTGATTTGGGCAGTGGGTCGCCGTCCGAATACGGATAATTTAGGATTGGCTGAGATTGGTATCACGCCTTTGCGCTCAGGAGTCATTGAAACAGACCTGTATCAAAATACAGTTGTGCCGAATATTTACGCCGTAGGTGATATTGCAGGGCGCAGTCCATTAACACCGGTGGCGGTTGCTGCGGGTCGCCGTTTAGCGGATCGTTTATTCGGTGGACAAGCGAATGCTAAAATTGACTACGATTTAATTCCCACAGTGGTATTCGCGCATCCCCCGATTGGCTGTATTGGTTTAAACGAAACCCAAGCCAAAGCCTTAGATACGGTGGTGACTGTGTATGAAACGGCATTTACGCCCATGCGTTATGCCTTGAATAAAAAGGGCAATCGCACATGGATGAAGTTAATTTGTGCGGGAGAGACGGAAAAAGTCGTGGGTTTGCACGTGATGGGAGAAGGGGCTGATGAAATGTTGCAAGGCTTTGCGGTGGCTATCAAAATGGGTGCGACAAAAGCCGATTTTGACCGCACCATTCCTATTCACCCCAGCAGTGCCGAAGAATTTGTCACCTTAAAACGTCCTGATCGGGTTTATTATCCAAAAATTAATCGTTAAACCCACATCGATCCCATTTCTAGCCCCGTAAAACACCACAGATTAATCGACTACACTAAATGCCGTAACACTTTCGAGTGCTGCGGCATTTGACTGAATGGAATTATTCGCTGTCTGTTGAGGTTTGAGAATTTTCTGACGTATCCAGTAGCGTAAAAACCGCTTCGGTCAAATAATACTTCTTTACGGTAGAATAGAAAATATGTTTTCCTTGCCGTCTGCGTTTGACCAAGCCCGCTTCGTACAACAATTTTAATCGTTGCGAAATCGTCGGCAAATCATCCGAAGTAATGCTGGATAAATCAGTCACACATAATTCTTTCTCCGCTAACATGGCTAAAATAGATAAGCGTTGTGGATCAGCCACGGCGTGCAGTAAACTGGCAACACGTGCTAATTTTTCCTTATCATAAGGAATGGATACAGATACATTGGGCGCGTAAGTCATACAAATTCTCCTTGTAGCAGGATGGATAGAAGAGGTTGACTTTGTTTTCACACGCTTTGTACCAATTGTCATAAAGTGAATAAAATCAGGTTATTATCTTTTTCAGTAAAGCTGATTACTGTCATTTAGGCAACACTTATGTCATTTTTTAAGCATTTATTCTTAATACAAACCTCACTTTCTCTCCGCCACACCACCCGTTCAAACCCAATCGCCACCACCGCCGTGGTTTGCAAGCGCAATATGTCTTCTCCATAACGCTCAAATAAAATGGGTTGATAAGTGGCTAATTGCGCAAATGCCGCAGTCAATGCCGCTTGCACTTGCGGTAATTCTTGCAATTCATTGTCCGATAAACTTTGAACTTCTTTACCGTTTAAATTAACGTCACTTAATTTGACAAATTTAAACTCCATTAAATGATCCAGCATCTCATATTGACGCATATCTGGCCGCGCAATTAAAGTAAAATCGGCATATTGTCGTTTTAATTCAGGTTCTGAATCCACAATATATAAACGATCATCAAACAATAACATCATAAATGCGGTTTTAATCGCAAATTCATTGACCCAACGATAATCCCGATTACTAAAAACATTTAACCGCGCTTGAATAAATTCACATAAGGGTTGTAAATCGCCTGTAATAAAGAATTGTTCTTTGGCTTGACGAAAATCACTTAATTGTACATCGGGCAATAATAATTTGCGCAATTTCTCCACATATAAACTGCGAATCACCAAATTAGGCACGCGCAATTGCAACTTACCCAATGCCACGACTTTATCCTGCGTTAGCACACCGAGATAATAAAGCAGTGAGGCTAATTCTTCTTCTTCCTGCTCATGTTTAATTAAATCCTCAACCCCAAAACGATCATGCAATTGCGGCACAATCACCTGTTGACTGTCATCACAAATTCGCTGGATTAATGCAGAGCCATTCGGCAATTGTGCAATATAATTAATACGGTCTCGATCCATGCCTAAATTATGGTCTAATAAATTATCAGGATAACGGCAATATTGTGCCAAATTTTTCAGAAAATAAAGGGCTAAAGTAGGGTTATAAACGGAGGTGAAATCATGCTGATTAAAACAATAACCATTATAAAATTGCCGCATGGTTTTCATGGCCACATTCGTATCTAACACATCTCCTCGCTGCTGACATTCATTAGCCACTTGATATAAGGCGTGTTGAATTTCAGTTTCAGTAAAACCACACAAATCATTAAATTCTGGATTGCGATAAATATTAGTAGCGACATTATAACCGCTACTAATATCAGCCATAATCACAGGCGAAACCCCTGTAATAAAAACCCGATCTAATCCATTACCGGCCGCCGCGGCTTTTACATTTTTAAATAATGATTTTAAAAGACCTTCGCCATACACTAAATCCGCATAACGATCATTATTGCGGATTTTTGAACTCATGACTTCATTGGCAAAATTGTCATATTCGTCGATAAAGAGATAAAGCTTGTGATTTGATGCTTTGACGGCATTGATGAGTGACCAAAAACTTGCAGCGGCATCATCATAGATTTTGATGGGCTGTTTCAATTGGGCTTGATAGGTGGTCGCAAAATCTTCCATCGCCACGTTTAAATAGCGATATAAAACGTCTTTTAATTCGTTGGTTGACCCCATTGGCAATACCGATGAAAAATCCCACGTCATTACCAAATATTGATTATGTTTCTCAGTGGGATTTTTGCCGATGGCTAAATGCCCAAATAACGTATCAAATTCACTCGCCATTGCCAGATCGTAATAATTCGATAACATATTCAGCAATAAACTTTTACCAAATCGACGCGGACGCAAAAATAATAATTGCTTGCCCGCTTCTTCTAATAACGGAATTCGATCCGTGCGATCCACATAAAAATAGCCTTCTTTAATCAGTGCGTTAAAATCGCTTATGCCGTAGGGAAATTTCATTTTTTAATCTCCAAGTT includes the following:
- a CDS encoding ArsR/SmtB family transcription factor; the protein is MTYAPNVSVSIPYDKEKLARVASLLHAVADPQRLSILAMLAEKELCVTDLSSITSDDLPTISQRLKLLYEAGLVKRRRQGKHIFYSTVKKYYLTEAVFTLLDTSENSQTSTDSE
- the gorA gene encoding glutathione-disulfide reductase; this encodes MNTKFDVIILGGGSGGLAVAERAVSYGQSVAVIDGSALGGTCVNRGCVPKKVMWYAANLAHAAHDASEYGIKTHISGMDWSRLVAGRQQYVTDINHYWANYVKELGITHIQGYATLKSHTEVAVGDQIYHAKHIVLATGSRPIVPPVPGAELGITSDGFFELNHCPKKVAMIGAGYIGIELTGILQAFGAQVTVIGLEARPLELFDEGLSTVLAETLTQQGVELRLGFMVTALSQQDSGIRVSSKDGQHLDGFDAVIWAVGRRPNTDNLGLAEIGITPLRSGVIETDLYQNTVVPNIYAVGDIAGRSPLTPVAVAAGRRLADRLFGGQANAKIDYDLIPTVVFAHPPIGCIGLNETQAKALDTVVTVYETAFTPMRYALNKKGNRTWMKLICAGETEKVVGLHVMGEGADEMLQGFAVAIKMGATKADFDRTIPIHPSSAEEFVTLKRPDRVYYPKINR
- a CDS encoding AAA family ATPase, whose amino-acid sequence is MKFPYGISDFNALIKEGYFYVDRTDRIPLLEEAGKQLLFLRPRRFGKSLLLNMLSNYYDLAMASEFDTLFGHLAIGKNPTEKHNQYLVMTWDFSSVLPMGSTNELKDVLYRYLNVAMEDFATTYQAQLKQPIKIYDDAAASFWSLINAVKASNHKLYLFIDEYDNFANEVMSSKIRNNDRYADLVYGEGLLKSLFKNVKAAAAGNGLDRVFITGVSPVIMADISSGYNVATNIYRNPEFNDLCGFTETEIQHALYQVANECQQRGDVLDTNVAMKTMRQFYNGYCFNQHDFTSVYNPTLALYFLKNLAQYCRYPDNLLDHNLGMDRDRINYIAQLPNGSALIQRICDDSQQVIVPQLHDRFGVEDLIKHEQEEEELASLLYYLGVLTQDKVVALGKLQLRVPNLVIRSLYVEKLRKLLLPDVQLSDFRQAKEQFFITGDLQPLCEFIQARLNVFSNRDYRWVNEFAIKTAFMMLLFDDRLYIVDSEPELKRQYADFTLIARPDMRQYEMLDHLMEFKFVKLSDVNLNGKEVQSLSDNELQELPQVQAALTAAFAQLATYQPILFERYGEDILRLQTTAVVAIGFERVVWRRESEVCIKNKCLKNDISVA